A DNA window from Paraburkholderia sp. IMGN_8 contains the following coding sequences:
- a CDS encoding flagellar biosynthetic protein FliQ, whose translation MTAAAILDITRQALLLVLMLSLPVVLVATGTALFVAIAQAVTQVQDSSIGTSVRMIVVMVTVIVLAGWAGRELLIFARQALERVFVVLPGMS comes from the coding sequence ATGACCGCAGCCGCGATTCTCGATATCACGCGCCAGGCGTTGCTGCTGGTGCTGATGCTGTCGTTGCCGGTGGTGCTGGTGGCGACCGGCACGGCGCTGTTCGTCGCGATCGCGCAGGCCGTCACCCAGGTGCAGGACTCGAGTATCGGCACGTCGGTGCGCATGATCGTCGTGATGGTGACGGTGATCGTGCTGGCGGGCTGGGCCGGCCGCGAATTGCTGATCTTCGCGCGCCAGGCGCTCGAGCGGGTGTTTGTCGTCTTGCCAGGGATGTCGTGA
- the sctV gene encoding type III secretion system export apparatus subunit SctV, translating to MPFDTVNKLWNGTLGGGWRESGARFSLARNYDLLLALFVAAVVALFVLPLPTVVLDGLISLNLALSILLLTVSTYLPSAVSFSSFPALLLFTTLLRLALNIASCKLILLQANAGHVIDTFGRLIVGNNFVVGGVVFLVIAIVQFIVIAKGSERVAEVGARFSLDAMPGKQMSIDADLRAGIITSDEAKRRRELLEQESQLHGAMDGAMKFVKGDAIAGIIIAFINILAGIAVGTLMHDMSVSQALHRYAVLTVGDGMASQIPSLLVSIAAGVVTTRVASRDAQERHLGEQIGSQIANHPRAILIAGVIMLAFVPVTGFPKWSFLLLAGGMIAGGVFLMRRRKTVPALNLITLADAPADGEAGIGAGGSQVHPLGMTALLAVVFARDLRAHLNLVQLQAALSDAKARVDVDLGPVFPRMNLRFDPALAQHSYRILLQDVIASTGYLRAGLLLWDGTSPLPADLEREAGEPFGPFTQPVWVAAHASQTRGSATQASSSGNLTHEQVLAQHLEAIVRANPAALIGIQETQALVHLARRDHPELIAELTRIVPLQRITEVLRRLLLEHIPIRNLRVIFESLITWAPKEPDDTIALVEQVRVDLKRMITDRYCGVSRSLDVVLFEQSLQDRVQAAITKTPQGVFLGLARDVKDNVCEQTRAVMESLRSAARDGRERRVGVLVPMAVRFYVKSVLEPVLPDVPVLSYQEIEEDVRLHTIGWVKNPA from the coding sequence ATGCCTTTCGATACGGTCAACAAGCTCTGGAACGGCACGCTGGGCGGTGGGTGGCGCGAAAGCGGCGCCCGCTTCTCGTTGGCGCGCAACTACGACTTGCTGCTGGCGCTGTTCGTCGCGGCGGTGGTCGCGCTATTCGTGTTGCCGCTGCCGACGGTGGTGCTCGACGGCCTGATTTCGTTGAACCTGGCGTTGAGCATTCTGCTCCTGACGGTGTCGACATATCTGCCGTCCGCTGTGAGTTTTTCGTCGTTTCCCGCACTGCTGCTGTTCACCACGCTATTGCGGCTCGCGCTGAACATCGCGTCGTGCAAGCTGATTCTGCTGCAGGCAAATGCGGGACATGTCATCGATACCTTCGGGCGTCTAATCGTCGGTAATAACTTCGTGGTCGGCGGCGTGGTGTTTCTGGTGATCGCGATCGTGCAGTTCATCGTGATCGCGAAAGGCTCCGAGCGGGTCGCCGAAGTGGGCGCGCGTTTCTCGCTCGATGCAATGCCCGGCAAACAGATGAGTATCGACGCCGATCTGCGCGCGGGCATTATCACGTCGGACGAAGCGAAGCGGCGCCGCGAATTGCTCGAACAGGAATCGCAACTGCATGGCGCGATGGACGGCGCGATGAAGTTCGTCAAGGGCGATGCGATCGCGGGCATCATCATCGCGTTCATCAATATTCTGGCGGGCATCGCGGTGGGCACGCTGATGCACGATATGAGCGTGTCGCAAGCCTTGCATCGTTATGCGGTGCTGACCGTCGGCGACGGCATGGCGTCGCAGATTCCGTCGCTGCTGGTGTCGATCGCGGCAGGTGTGGTGACCACGCGAGTCGCGTCGCGCGATGCGCAGGAGCGGCATCTGGGCGAGCAGATCGGCTCGCAGATCGCCAATCATCCGCGCGCGATTCTGATCGCCGGCGTGATCATGCTGGCCTTCGTGCCGGTGACGGGTTTTCCGAAGTGGTCGTTCCTGCTGCTGGCGGGCGGCATGATCGCGGGCGGCGTGTTCCTGATGCGGCGGCGCAAGACCGTGCCCGCACTGAATCTGATCACGCTCGCCGACGCGCCAGCCGACGGCGAAGCGGGCATCGGCGCGGGCGGCTCGCAGGTGCATCCGCTCGGCATGACGGCGCTGCTCGCGGTGGTGTTCGCCCGCGATCTGCGCGCGCATCTGAACCTCGTGCAATTGCAGGCGGCGCTCTCCGACGCGAAAGCGCGCGTCGACGTCGATCTCGGCCCGGTGTTTCCGCGGATGAATCTGCGCTTCGATCCGGCGCTCGCGCAGCACAGCTATCGGATTCTGTTGCAGGACGTGATTGCGTCGACCGGCTATCTGCGAGCAGGGCTGCTGTTGTGGGACGGCACCTCGCCACTGCCCGCCGACCTCGAACGCGAAGCCGGTGAGCCGTTCGGGCCTTTCACTCAGCCGGTGTGGGTTGCAGCTCACGCGTCGCAAACGCGCGGCAGCGCAACGCAGGCGTCCAGCAGCGGGAATCTCACGCATGAACAGGTGCTCGCGCAGCATCTGGAGGCGATCGTGCGCGCGAACCCTGCCGCGCTGATCGGGATTCAGGAAACGCAGGCGCTGGTGCATCTGGCGCGCCGCGACCATCCGGAACTGATCGCCGAACTCACGCGCATCGTGCCGTTGCAGCGGATTACCGAAGTGCTGCGGCGGCTGTTGCTCGAACACATTCCGATCCGCAATCTGCGGGTGATTTTCGAAAGCCTCATTACGTGGGCGCCGAAAGAACCCGACGACACCATCGCACTGGTCGAGCAGGTGCGCGTCGATCTCAAGCGGATGATTACGGATCGCTATTGCGGCGTGAGCCGCAGCCTCGATGTCGTGCTGTTCGAGCAGAGCTTGCAGGACCGCGTGCAGGCGGCGATCACGAAGACGCCGCAGGGGGTGTTTCTCGGCCTCGCGCGCGACGTGAAGGACAACGTCTGCGAACAGACTCGCGCGGTGATGGAATCGCTGCGCAGCGCCGCGCGCGATGGGCGTGAGCGGCGCGTCGGCGTGCTGGTGCCGATGGCGGTGCGCTTCTATGTGAAGTCCGTGCTCGAACCGGTGCTGCCCGATGTGCCGGTGCTGTCGTATCAGGAGATCGAAGAGGACGTGCGGCTGCATACGATCGGCTGGGTGAAAAACCCGGCATGA
- a CDS encoding autoinducer binding domain-containing protein has protein sequence MKSSECAEDSYVMLDGRQRCIADLASKPLPAARSAVADELSGARSPAQRRLLIGSMLGAIGFDWLCYWRLARVGDLITRALYVREYAAPGWPDRYVAQRYIEVDPRIAFACRYEWPLVWDLTSLAQAPYGNSVQTAEPRLRHLLDDAHEAGLRSGITFGLASPSSPHQSVINFSCANLSKHWIGDRVIGQAYALGLALHEYLLSHAASLDDAPPRNKPISQVQRRILTALTQGMSDRQIADQLQMSTHNVDYHLRLLKKRYGAQNRVHLAYLAGQHDAR, from the coding sequence TTGAAATCGAGCGAATGCGCCGAAGATAGCTACGTGATGCTGGACGGCAGGCAGCGCTGTATCGCCGACCTCGCCAGCAAGCCGTTGCCGGCGGCGCGCTCGGCAGTCGCCGACGAACTGAGCGGTGCACGCAGCCCGGCGCAACGGCGTCTCCTGATCGGCTCGATGCTCGGCGCGATCGGCTTCGACTGGCTGTGCTACTGGCGGCTTGCGCGAGTCGGCGATCTGATCACGCGCGCGCTGTATGTGCGTGAATACGCCGCGCCCGGCTGGCCCGACCGGTATGTGGCGCAGCGTTATATCGAAGTGGATCCGCGCATCGCCTTCGCCTGCCGCTACGAATGGCCGCTGGTGTGGGACCTCACGTCGCTCGCGCAAGCGCCTTACGGCAATTCCGTGCAAACCGCCGAACCGCGTCTGCGGCATCTGCTCGACGACGCGCACGAGGCCGGTTTGCGCAGCGGCATCACGTTCGGGCTCGCGAGCCCGTCGAGTCCACATCAGAGCGTGATCAATTTCAGTTGCGCCAATCTGTCGAAGCACTGGATCGGCGACCGCGTCATCGGCCAAGCATATGCGTTAGGCCTCGCGCTGCACGAATATCTGTTGAGCCATGCCGCCTCGCTCGACGACGCGCCGCCGCGCAACAAACCGATTTCGCAGGTGCAGCGCCGCATCCTGACCGCACTGACCCAGGGCATGAGCGACAGACAGATCGCCGACCAGTTGCAGATGTCGACGCATAACGTCGACTATCACTTGCGGCTTCTGAAGAAACGCTACGGCGCGCAGAACCGCGTGCATCTCGCGTATCTGGCCGGCCAGCACGACGCGCGATGA
- the sctQ gene encoding type III secretion system cytoplasmic ring protein SctQ, with the protein MNGPAMMGEAQPFDSDAAPLSASLRAKTPHASSVSALGDSTLLPRLAPEAARALRRAYAWPRPFALEAGGTGYALRWDFNTRLAQGAPRCYRFRLGPASGWLLLEPLAERELIGDAADPAVPDAIRCALVADALAPVCDALARLTRHDAVLLAPEHGEAPSETNGIAELRFSVSKVSPVSKDGGADWRTHGALQFDDARFLALACPADPPLPSLGAQDFDMLTVPLSFCIGSTRLTQQELDGLWQGDIIAIERWKSAGTGLTCHARTRGSPGITLNARVLGATITIEQIQGNAVTSPTPTPDQYAAPAADDTNAGALPLDSLEVTTSFELERLTLTLAQLKALRPGFVLELDQPLNQGVIRILANGTLVGHGHLIAVGNKLGVRVAELAPGTAQTPPHAHTTDERHDG; encoded by the coding sequence ATGAACGGTCCCGCGATGATGGGCGAAGCGCAGCCGTTCGATAGCGATGCCGCGCCGTTGTCCGCCTCTCTGCGCGCAAAGACGCCCCATGCTTCATCTGTCAGCGCGCTCGGCGACAGCACGCTGCTGCCGCGGCTCGCGCCCGAGGCCGCACGCGCGTTGCGGCGCGCCTATGCATGGCCGCGTCCGTTCGCACTCGAAGCCGGCGGCACTGGCTACGCATTGCGCTGGGATTTCAACACGCGGCTCGCACAAGGCGCGCCGCGCTGCTACCGCTTTCGTCTCGGCCCGGCGTCCGGCTGGCTGCTGCTAGAACCGCTCGCCGAGCGCGAGCTGATCGGCGACGCCGCCGATCCGGCTGTACCCGACGCGATTCGCTGCGCGCTGGTGGCGGATGCGTTAGCGCCGGTATGCGACGCGCTCGCGCGGTTGACACGGCACGACGCCGTGCTGCTCGCGCCCGAACACGGCGAAGCGCCCAGCGAAACGAACGGTATTGCCGAACTCCGTTTTTCGGTCAGCAAAGTTAGCCCAGTCAGCAAAGACGGTGGCGCCGACTGGCGCACGCACGGCGCGCTGCAATTCGACGACGCCCGTTTTCTCGCGCTCGCCTGCCCTGCCGATCCGCCGCTGCCCTCGCTCGGCGCGCAGGATTTCGACATGCTTACCGTGCCGCTGTCGTTTTGCATCGGGTCGACGCGCCTCACGCAACAGGAACTGGATGGCTTGTGGCAAGGCGACATCATCGCGATCGAGCGCTGGAAATCCGCGGGCACGGGCCTGACTTGCCACGCAAGAACGCGCGGTTCGCCGGGCATCACGCTGAACGCGCGCGTGCTGGGCGCCACCATCACCATTGAACAGATTCAGGGAAACGCCGTGACCTCGCCCACGCCAACACCGGATCAGTACGCGGCGCCGGCCGCCGACGACACCAACGCCGGCGCGCTGCCGCTCGACTCGCTCGAAGTCACGACCAGCTTCGAGCTCGAACGCCTCACGCTGACGCTCGCGCAGCTCAAGGCGTTGCGGCCGGGCTTCGTGCTCGAACTCGATCAGCCGCTGAACCAGGGCGTGATCCGCATCCTCGCGAACGGCACGCTGGTCGGACACGGGCATCTGATCGCGGTCGGCAACAAGCTCGGCGTGCGGGTCGCGGAGCTCGCGCCGGGAACCGCGCAAACGCCACCGCACGCGCACACGACGGACGAACGCCACGATGGGTAA
- the sctR gene encoding type III secretion system export apparatus subunit SctR, whose protein sequence is MGNLPNPVAMVALLAALGIAPFAALMVTSYTKLVVVFGLLRSALGIQQVPPNIVLNGIALILSVYIMAPVGMDIGDNLKQQNFSVGSQMNVQDVLQLFDAAAPPIKTFMMQHTQERERSFFVRSATSVWPAARAKNLQQDDLLVLVPSFTLSELMKAFQIGFVLYLVFVVVDLVVANVLLALGMQMIAPTTISVPFKLLLFVTLDGWSVLIHGLILSYR, encoded by the coding sequence ATGGGTAATCTGCCGAATCCCGTCGCGATGGTGGCGCTGCTTGCAGCGCTCGGCATCGCCCCGTTCGCGGCGTTGATGGTGACGAGCTACACCAAGCTCGTTGTCGTGTTCGGCCTGTTGCGCAGCGCGCTCGGTATCCAGCAGGTGCCGCCGAATATCGTGCTGAACGGCATCGCGCTGATTCTGTCGGTGTACATCATGGCGCCGGTCGGCATGGATATCGGCGACAACCTGAAGCAGCAGAATTTCTCGGTCGGCAGCCAGATGAACGTGCAGGACGTGCTGCAATTGTTCGACGCTGCCGCGCCGCCGATCAAGACGTTCATGATGCAGCACACGCAGGAGCGAGAACGCAGCTTCTTCGTGCGCTCGGCCACCAGCGTGTGGCCCGCGGCGCGCGCGAAGAATCTGCAACAGGACGACCTGCTGGTGCTGGTACCGAGCTTCACGCTGAGCGAGTTGATGAAGGCGTTCCAGATCGGCTTCGTGCTGTATCTGGTGTTCGTGGTGGTCGATCTGGTGGTAGCCAATGTATTGCTCGCGCTCGGCATGCAGATGATCGCGCCGACCACCATTTCCGTGCCGTTCAAGCTGCTGCTGTTCGTCACGCTCGACGGCTGGTCCGTGCTGATTCACGGCTTGATCCTGTCGTATCGCTGA
- a CDS encoding lytic transglycosylase domain-containing protein, translating to MALLAALPLTAAAQQNGATSASFAELAQTCAPHVDTQTLAAVVRVESSFNPDAIGVVGGHLKRQPRNYDEAVATAHALAARGFDFSLGLGQINVRNLARFGETIETIFEPCRNLRASGVILAQCFARSAGQTRDEQGALRGAFSCYYSGNFSTGYREGYVARVIAGAYTNARQAAREPDADALAPHASLAEKGMTSSSAPVRQQCRTPDARQFITVRCADNPSRWCTRCLSVTTLAAH from the coding sequence ATGGCGCTGCTGGCCGCGCTACCGCTCACCGCGGCCGCGCAGCAGAACGGCGCAACGTCGGCGAGCTTCGCCGAGCTCGCACAGACCTGCGCGCCGCACGTCGATACGCAGACGCTGGCGGCGGTGGTGCGCGTCGAGTCGAGTTTCAATCCGGATGCGATCGGCGTGGTCGGCGGCCATCTGAAGCGCCAGCCTCGCAACTACGACGAAGCGGTAGCGACCGCACATGCGCTCGCGGCGCGCGGCTTCGATTTCAGTCTCGGGCTCGGGCAGATCAACGTGCGCAACCTGGCGCGCTTCGGCGAAACCATCGAAACGATTTTCGAACCGTGCCGCAATCTGCGCGCGAGCGGTGTGATCCTGGCGCAGTGCTTCGCACGCTCGGCGGGACAGACGCGCGATGAGCAAGGCGCCCTGCGTGGCGCGTTTTCCTGCTACTACAGCGGCAATTTCTCGACCGGGTATCGGGAAGGTTACGTGGCCCGTGTGATTGCCGGCGCTTATACGAATGCGCGGCAAGCGGCACGCGAGCCGGACGCGGACGCACTCGCTCCACACGCAAGCCTCGCGGAGAAAGGCATGACGTCATCAAGCGCGCCGGTCCGGCAACAATGCCGGACGCCGGACGCCCGGCAATTCATCACGGTGCGTTGCGCCGATAATCCCAGCCGCTGGTGCACGCGCTGCCTGAGCGTGACGACGCTTGCCGCGCACTAA
- a CDS encoding autoinducer binding domain-containing protein yields the protein MNGPSVSSPDAPSSPPAADGADPPELIWHKDRDLAADSAARRSGAQSHLIRELASAATPAERMRLFAGLLRIIGFNTVAYVTLQVVQERVARAFMVESLAPAQFRGNYFHERYFEVDPRLAIGRVHTPPVVWDLSQLNKACRSRGRDPRANRFLQEMDADGMRSGIMLGLPVPSTDLQVIVSFTSMNPKQGWIDSSILAQTLGLGLSLHQLAAGYRRTLAKQSEATAVSERQREILLCIASGLSDKQIALRLHTSVHNVDYHLRLLRKTYGVGNRAELAYLAGRLRLN from the coding sequence ATGAATGGTCCTTCTGTGTCGTCGCCTGATGCGCCGAGCAGTCCTCCGGCCGCGGATGGCGCCGACCCGCCAGAACTGATCTGGCACAAGGACCGCGATCTCGCGGCCGATTCCGCCGCGCGCCGCTCGGGCGCGCAGTCGCATCTGATCCGCGAACTCGCGTCTGCGGCCACGCCGGCGGAACGCATGCGGCTGTTCGCGGGTTTGCTGCGTATCATCGGCTTCAATACGGTCGCCTATGTGACGCTGCAGGTCGTCCAGGAGCGGGTGGCCCGCGCGTTCATGGTGGAGAGTCTGGCGCCGGCGCAATTTCGCGGCAACTATTTCCACGAACGCTACTTCGAAGTCGATCCGCGACTCGCTATCGGCCGGGTGCATACGCCGCCGGTCGTGTGGGACCTTTCGCAACTGAACAAGGCGTGCCGCAGCCGCGGACGCGATCCGCGAGCGAATCGCTTTTTGCAGGAAATGGACGCCGACGGCATGCGCTCGGGCATCATGCTCGGCCTGCCGGTTCCGTCGACCGATCTCCAGGTGATCGTCAGTTTCACGTCGATGAACCCGAAACAGGGATGGATCGACAGCAGCATCCTCGCCCAGACGCTCGGGCTCGGCTTATCGCTTCATCAGCTCGCCGCCGGATACCGGCGCACGCTTGCGAAGCAGTCTGAGGCGACGGCGGTGTCGGAAAGGCAGCGGGAGATTCTGCTATGTATCGCGTCCGGTCTGTCAGACAAGCAGATCGCGCTGCGGCTGCATACGAGCGTGCATAACGTCGACTATCACTTGCGGCTGCTGCGCAAAACGTACGGCGTCGGCAATCGTGCTGAGCTCGCGTATCTGGCGGGACGTTTGCGGTTGAATTGA